The sequence below is a genomic window from Silene latifolia isolate original U9 population chromosome 7, ASM4854445v1, whole genome shotgun sequence.
AAACCAagtctttatttttttttaaaaaaaattaagtcCCCATAGATTTTGGGTTTATTCAATGGAGGTGGGTATCCATGGATCTAGGGGTTTTAAATTGAATTATTAATCTCAAGTTGCATTTTAATAACTAACCATACGAGTTGAATATGTAATGTCAAACCTTGCAATATATATTGTCAAAATTATTATAACAAACAAGAATTTCTGGTTTTAACAAAGTATAGCAGTGTTGCTGCATTattatctatatctatatctatatttgGGTTGGTTAATTAAGCAGTAATGAAAGGTTCAAGCATGCAGTGGTCCTTCTCAAACATGGCTTCCCCACTTGTTTCTTTCAAATCTGCTGAGGAACAACAACGAGGAGTAGGAAATCAGAGATCATAccctcctcattttcaacaggtCTCTCATCTCAATTTCAAACTCATCCAAGCTTTACAGACAGAAATAGAAATAGCCAGAACCCAAATTTCTTCTTGTAGCTTTAGTATCTTTGCTAATTGCTAACATGGCATTTTTAAAGATTTTTAGGTTAGCGGAAATCAATCATTTCTGTGTCATTCGTTTTAGTAAATAAACTGtatcaaaatgatgaatatggtGGGTGAATGATGGAGATCTTTACAGCTCGGTTTCGGAAATTAGCTCTGATTTACAAttacaacatttattaaagtcaTGTCTATCATTGATTTAAACAATTAGATGATTCAATTTCATATTGTAATCATATACTGTAATTAATAATGTTGTTTTTTTTGGATAAGCAGGGGGGAAGTCAATATCCTATTTCATCACATCACTGGCATCAAAATGATTTACCACCCATGAATCATCCTTCAGATGGCCGTGTTTTCCCTGGCAGCGGACAAACAAGCCAAACTATGTATCACCTACCTGGTAAAGCATCGAATCTAAGGACTTCAACAATGGGGGGCGCTTCTGTTTCACCAGCCAATGGCCCTGTTGTTGGTTCTACAGAACTTAGGTTTGTTATTTGCATTTGTAAACCCATTAGATTCACTGAACAAATCCATAATACAACTTATAAATCCATTCATTGTTCAGGAGCTCCCCAAGCATTTCTACAGGTCCCTGTCAGTTGACCATCTTCTACAATGGTTCAGTTTGTGTCTATGATAATGTATCTCCTGACAAGGTAACCCCATTACTCCTCTTTGCCTACCCCCAATCCCAACATGCATCGAATCCCGTACCCCCAACTTTTTCTCACTCTCTATTATTCTACAAACCAACTCAATGTTTCCAAGTATTTGGAATCTTAGTTATTGTATTAATATTGTATAATACAAATGTGAATAATATTTCCCAAAGGTTGTTAATGATTGTGGTTGTTAATTATCGTGACCACTAACAAACTAACAATGTATTGCATTGGATACATTAGGCTCAAGCTATAATGTTATTAGCCGGAAACGGTGATTCTGCAAAACCAAAGACCATACCAATTGCACTGTCATCTGCTCCCAAGCTCCAACCACCACTATCACATATGCCACCAACTGACCATCCTATTGTGACTCAGCCGCCAATGCCAAAGCTGCCACATACTCCGCCACCATTGCTAACAAATCAC
It includes:
- the LOC141592023 gene encoding protein TIFY 6A-like; the protein is MKGSSMQWSFSNMASPLVSFKSAEEQQRGVGNQRSYPPHFQQGGSQYPISSHHWHQNDLPPMNHPSDGRVFPGSGQTSQTMYHLPGKASNLRTSTMGGASVSPANGPVVGSTELRSSPSISTGPCQLTIFYNGSVCVYDNVSPDKAQAIMLLAGNGDSAKPKTIPIALSSAPKLQPPLSHMPPTDHPIVTQPPMPKLPHTPPPLLTNHTTTANLPQSNDSLLENEQPLSVRLPLKDTSISNQGVRLTTSISPVTQSPLVASTSGSELTSVKPVLPSLQPNFLDPFKPDTSVGATGLKSAVPQARKASLARFLEKRKERVIDVSPYDISPYSASKKTYECDSIGFGPNFITNTSISKKQLDTIESRT